One Gelria sp. Kuro-4 DNA segment encodes these proteins:
- a CDS encoding NAD(P)H-hydrate dehydratase, giving the protein MRLVTAAQARAADRYAIEEVGLPAAVLMEEAGRQVAELCLKLLQEKPGRGRIFVWAGKGNNGGDGYVAARRLGLAGYHVEVFLVTAHPEEITGAARQNLEVLRRLAIPVNQAWSEAEIAAAGVVAASGDLQVDALLGTGGRGPVSGPPAAAIAAINGAGVPVVAVDLPSGLNADTGEVTGPAVRARYTVTVGRPKAGLFTYPGAALAGDVYVADIGIPAAAYCGQEPGVFLTEGADVAGWLPAWGPAAHKGERGRVFVAGGSPGLTGAACLASEAALRAGAGLVTLGVPESLHDLMEVKLTEVMTAPLPEAEDRTLAAAAAGTILERAAQAGALAVGPGLGRGEELPELITQLVRESPVPLVVDADGLNALAGRTEVLSEAAAPVILTPHPGELARLTGSTPAEVQAHRLPLAREVAESWNATVVLKGARTVIAAPDGTCYLNPTGNPGLATGGTGDVLTGVIAALLAQGLQPLKAAAAGAFLHGLAGDLAAEQARGARGLTAGDVLQALPAALAAVLRSEVPGPVMYTR; this is encoded by the coding sequence GTGCGGTTGGTGACAGCGGCCCAGGCGCGGGCGGCGGACCGTTACGCCATAGAGGAGGTGGGGCTCCCGGCTGCGGTGCTCATGGAGGAGGCCGGCCGGCAGGTGGCGGAACTGTGCCTTAAGCTCCTCCAGGAGAAGCCGGGGCGGGGCCGCATTTTCGTGTGGGCCGGTAAGGGGAATAATGGGGGCGATGGCTACGTGGCGGCCCGGCGACTGGGCCTGGCCGGCTACCATGTGGAGGTGTTCCTGGTGACGGCGCACCCGGAGGAGATCACGGGGGCGGCGCGGCAGAACCTGGAGGTGCTGCGGCGCCTGGCCATCCCGGTGAACCAGGCCTGGAGCGAGGCGGAGATCGCCGCCGCCGGGGTGGTGGCGGCTTCGGGCGACCTCCAGGTGGACGCCCTTCTGGGTACCGGCGGGCGCGGGCCGGTGAGCGGGCCGCCGGCCGCTGCCATTGCGGCCATCAACGGCGCCGGCGTGCCGGTGGTGGCGGTGGACCTACCCTCGGGGCTCAACGCCGATACCGGCGAAGTCACCGGACCGGCGGTGCGGGCGCGCTACACGGTGACCGTGGGACGGCCTAAGGCCGGCCTATTCACCTATCCCGGCGCAGCGCTGGCGGGGGACGTATACGTGGCCGACATAGGTATCCCTGCTGCGGCGTACTGCGGGCAGGAGCCGGGTGTCTTCCTCACCGAGGGCGCGGACGTGGCCGGCTGGCTTCCGGCTTGGGGCCCGGCCGCGCACAAGGGCGAACGCGGGCGGGTGTTCGTGGCGGGCGGCTCGCCCGGCCTCACCGGCGCGGCCTGCCTGGCCAGCGAAGCGGCGCTGCGCGCGGGCGCAGGGCTGGTGACCCTGGGCGTGCCCGAGAGCCTGCACGACCTGATGGAGGTTAAACTCACCGAGGTGATGACGGCGCCGCTCCCGGAGGCGGAGGACCGCACCCTGGCGGCCGCCGCGGCAGGGACTATCCTCGAGCGCGCCGCGCAGGCGGGCGCCCTGGCGGTGGGCCCGGGCCTGGGACGCGGTGAAGAGCTGCCGGAACTTATCACCCAACTGGTGCGGGAAAGCCCCGTGCCGCTGGTGGTGGACGCAGATGGGCTTAATGCCCTGGCCGGGCGGACCGAGGTGCTGAGCGAGGCGGCAGCGCCGGTTATCCTCACCCCCCACCCGGGCGAGCTGGCACGGCTCACCGGCAGCACGCCGGCCGAGGTGCAGGCGCACCGCCTGCCGCTGGCGCGCGAGGTGGCCGAGAGCTGGAACGCCACCGTAGTGCTCAAGGGGGCGCGCACCGTTATTGCCGCCCCGGACGGTACCTGCTACCTTAACCCCACCGGCAATCCCGGCCTGGCCACCGGCGGCACGGGCGACGTGCTCACCGGCGTGATCGCGGCCCTCCTGGCCCAGGGGCTGCAGCCGCTTAAGGCGGCCGCGGCGGGGGCCTTTCTGCACGGGCTGGCCGGTGATTTGGCGGCGGAACAGGCCCGGGGTGCGCGCGGCCTCACGGCTGGGGATGTCCTCCAGGCGTTGCCGGCGGCGCTCGCCGCCGTACTGCGGAGTGAAGTGCCTGGCCCGGTGATGTACACCCGCTAG
- a CDS encoding 2-hydroxyacid dehydrogenase yields MKALLTAEFDMEYLPRLESLCEVTVAGWGKEHRKLSEDELIDLLQGQDILITSYDPVTEKVIRSSNSLRLIMCTRSNPVNIDVPAASRRGIPVVYTPGRNSDSTAEFTIAMMLNIARQIPMAYKSLKDGKYLAKGGVKGNKAYVLGEDVTWALGEESPYVVFKGVQLKGKRLGVIGYGRIGQKVAAIARALGMYIYVYDPYMPAVFIDDNTTKKVSLQTLLTESDFVTCHVKVTKETKGLIGREELKLMKPTAFFINTSRGAVVDEEALIEALRNRKIRGAALDVFESEPLDPDHPFVKELDNVVITPHLAGATYDVLTIHTKMILDELERFMNGQRLLFQYTEVL; encoded by the coding sequence TTGAAGGCGCTACTGACTGCCGAGTTCGACATGGAATACCTTCCGCGGCTGGAATCTCTATGCGAGGTTACTGTTGCCGGATGGGGGAAGGAACATAGGAAGCTTAGTGAGGACGAGCTGATAGACCTTCTTCAAGGTCAAGACATCTTGATAACAAGCTACGACCCGGTGACCGAGAAAGTCATTCGGTCCTCGAACTCACTCAGGCTGATCATGTGTACCCGTTCAAACCCGGTGAACATCGATGTTCCTGCGGCATCCCGGCGTGGCATCCCGGTGGTCTACACTCCGGGACGCAACTCCGACTCCACCGCGGAATTCACCATAGCGATGATGCTCAATATTGCTCGCCAGATCCCCATGGCTTATAAGAGCCTGAAGGACGGCAAGTATCTAGCCAAAGGCGGGGTTAAAGGCAACAAGGCGTATGTTCTAGGCGAGGATGTGACGTGGGCGCTGGGGGAGGAAAGCCCTTACGTGGTTTTCAAGGGCGTTCAGCTCAAGGGCAAGCGTTTGGGCGTCATAGGCTACGGGAGAATTGGTCAAAAGGTGGCAGCGATAGCACGGGCGCTGGGAATGTACATCTACGTTTATGATCCGTACATGCCTGCCGTTTTCATCGATGACAACACGACAAAGAAGGTCTCCCTTCAGACCCTGTTGACCGAGTCTGACTTCGTAACATGCCACGTGAAGGTGACTAAGGAGACGAAGGGCCTTATCGGGCGCGAGGAGCTCAAGCTCATGAAACCGACCGCCTTTTTCATCAACACGTCGCGCGGAGCAGTGGTTGATGAGGAAGCCCTCATTGAGGCTCTAAGAAACCGGAAGATCCGGGGGGCTGCCCTTGACGTGTTCGAGTCAGAGCCCCTCGATCCGGACCATCCATTTGTCAAGGAGCTGGATAACGTTGTCATTACCCCTCACTTAGCCGGCGCCACTTACGATGTGCTCACGATCCACACGAAGATGATCCTGGATGAGCTGGAGAGGTTCATGAACGGTCAAAGGCTTCTATTCCAGTACACGGAGGTGCTGTGA
- a CDS encoding FGGY-family carbohydrate kinase encodes MAAPYFLGIDAGTSKIGAVLFDVNGEEVAGAEARAEAIYDGCVAEQNMRRTWTILAETIRRLIEKSGVFPDEIACVGLAAQGEGCWLLDNSGEPVRNAVLWNDGRAAELVRRIKENRSLYSRIKQVTGSFPFPGATSVILAWLRANEPETLQRAKHCVFAKDWLRYKLTGEVYLEATDSSSSILDLTTGDIAFEILTELGLGDHLDIFPKILKSADIAGHVTCEAARATGLKPGTPVVAGMFDIVATAVGAGAVRKNDTCTILGTTCVNEIVRGSIVDTPDNASGFEYHAVPGLYLNVIAPMAGTPNLDWAVGSLFAHELEAARKDGRSIFEDLEMGLQATRPGASGVIYQPYISSGGERAPFYNPNAKAGFFGISSQTTRFDLLRAVYEGVAFSIKDCLQGAEGSGTVFLSGGGARSRFWAQIIADCTGKEVVVQDASNLTAKGAAIAAGIAAGLYEDFAKAATAMSKEKYRLSPTERNVELYDRLFAVYKELRLRHMELWDMRKEILDGFSRG; translated from the coding sequence GTGGCTGCACCCTATTTCTTGGGAATCGATGCAGGCACATCCAAGATCGGAGCAGTCCTATTCGACGTGAACGGGGAGGAGGTGGCCGGTGCTGAGGCGCGGGCTGAAGCGATCTACGACGGATGCGTAGCTGAACAGAACATGCGTAGGACCTGGACCATCCTTGCCGAAACGATCAGGCGGCTGATTGAAAAGTCGGGGGTTTTTCCGGACGAGATAGCGTGTGTGGGATTGGCCGCTCAGGGCGAAGGGTGCTGGCTTCTCGACAATTCGGGGGAGCCAGTGCGAAATGCCGTCCTCTGGAATGATGGACGGGCAGCAGAGCTGGTGAGGCGGATCAAAGAGAACCGCTCCCTGTATTCACGAATCAAGCAGGTGACCGGATCATTCCCTTTCCCGGGCGCTACGTCAGTGATACTGGCTTGGCTCAGGGCCAATGAGCCTGAGACTCTTCAACGCGCAAAGCACTGTGTGTTCGCCAAAGACTGGCTGCGCTACAAGTTGACCGGTGAAGTGTACCTCGAGGCTACCGACAGCTCGTCTTCCATCCTCGACCTGACCACCGGCGATATCGCCTTTGAGATTTTGACCGAGCTCGGCCTAGGCGATCATCTGGACATCTTTCCCAAGATCCTCAAGTCCGCGGACATTGCAGGGCACGTGACTTGCGAGGCCGCTCGTGCTACCGGGCTGAAGCCCGGGACGCCGGTGGTAGCCGGCATGTTTGACATCGTCGCGACCGCAGTAGGGGCTGGTGCCGTCAGGAAAAACGACACTTGTACCATCCTCGGAACCACGTGCGTCAACGAGATCGTGCGCGGCAGTATCGTTGACACTCCTGACAACGCTTCGGGGTTTGAATACCACGCCGTACCCGGGTTGTATCTCAATGTCATCGCCCCTATGGCGGGGACGCCTAACCTGGACTGGGCTGTCGGCAGCCTTTTCGCTCATGAGCTTGAGGCTGCTCGGAAGGACGGGAGAAGTATATTCGAGGACTTGGAGATGGGCCTTCAGGCCACACGCCCCGGAGCGTCCGGGGTGATATACCAACCCTATATTAGCTCCGGCGGAGAGCGGGCCCCGTTCTACAACCCCAATGCCAAAGCGGGATTCTTTGGGATATCATCGCAAACAACAAGGTTCGATCTCCTTCGTGCCGTCTACGAGGGAGTTGCCTTTTCGATAAAGGACTGCCTGCAGGGTGCCGAGGGCTCAGGCACAGTATTCCTGAGCGGTGGCGGAGCACGGAGCAGGTTCTGGGCTCAGATCATCGCCGACTGCACTGGCAAGGAGGTGGTGGTTCAAGATGCGAGCAACCTTACCGCAAAAGGTGCAGCCATTGCGGCCGGTATTGCGGCCGGGCTCTATGAGGACTTTGCGAAGGCTGCGACCGCAATGAGCAAGGAGAAGTATCGCCTGAGCCCAACCGAAAGGAACGTCGAACTGTACGACAGGCTGTTTGCGGTCTACAAGGAACTCAGGCTCCGCCACATGGAACTGTGGGACATGCGAAAAGAGATACTGGATGGCTTCAGCAGGGGTTAG
- the hisC gene encoding histidinol-phosphate transaminase: MGEKEKLFRRGIAEIKPYVPGKPIEDVQRELGLTEVIKLASNENPLGPSPKALQAMHAALETANIYPDGACTELAQKLGAKLNVDPSWIVFANGEDNIITLISKTFLNEGEEMIMADPSFSSFEISARAVGAKVVMVPVRPDFTTDLGALAAAITDRTKLIFLCNPNNPTGTISTRKEVEAFLDKVPEHTIVVLDEAYKEFVDDPEYPDGLNYVRAGRNVIVSRTFSKIYGLAGLRIGYAIGHPDFIGGMKRIREAFAANRIGQAGALAALDDDEFVKRVHDMNSAGRDYLYKEFERLGLPYVKSQTNFILVDTKQDIKRVFQDLQREGIIIRPGHIWNLPTYARVTVGTPEQNEKFIRALEKVLGL; the protein is encoded by the coding sequence GTGGGCGAGAAGGAGAAACTGTTCCGCAGGGGGATCGCGGAGATCAAGCCGTACGTGCCGGGTAAACCCATCGAGGACGTGCAGCGGGAGTTGGGTCTTACGGAAGTCATTAAGCTGGCGTCCAATGAAAACCCGCTCGGCCCGTCGCCGAAGGCGCTTCAGGCCATGCATGCGGCGCTGGAGACGGCGAACATCTACCCGGACGGGGCCTGCACGGAACTGGCTCAGAAACTCGGCGCGAAGCTCAACGTCGATCCCAGCTGGATCGTCTTTGCCAACGGCGAGGACAACATCATCACGCTCATCTCCAAGACGTTCCTCAATGAAGGCGAAGAGATGATCATGGCCGATCCCAGTTTCTCCAGCTTCGAAATCAGCGCCCGCGCCGTGGGAGCGAAGGTTGTCATGGTACCGGTGCGGCCCGATTTCACGACGGACCTGGGAGCGCTGGCCGCCGCCATCACCGACCGGACGAAACTGATCTTCCTCTGCAACCCCAACAATCCCACGGGAACCATCAGCACCCGTAAAGAAGTGGAGGCGTTCTTGGACAAAGTTCCCGAGCACACGATTGTGGTGCTGGACGAGGCGTACAAGGAATTCGTCGACGATCCCGAGTACCCGGACGGGCTGAATTACGTGCGGGCCGGGCGCAACGTAATCGTCAGCCGGACCTTCTCCAAGATTTACGGCCTGGCCGGGCTGCGCATCGGCTACGCCATCGGGCACCCGGACTTCATCGGCGGCATGAAGCGCATCCGCGAGGCCTTCGCCGCCAACCGCATTGGGCAGGCAGGGGCGCTGGCGGCACTCGACGATGACGAGTTCGTGAAGAGGGTCCACGATATGAACAGCGCCGGGCGCGATTACCTGTACAAGGAGTTCGAGCGCCTGGGGCTGCCGTATGTGAAGAGCCAGACCAACTTCATCCTGGTGGACACCAAGCAGGACATCAAGCGCGTCTTCCAGGACCTGCAGCGCGAGGGGATCATCATCCGCCCGGGCCACATCTGGAACCTGCCGACGTACGCCCGTGTCACCGTGGGCACACCTGAGCAGAACGAAAAGTTCATCCGCGCACTGGAAAAAGTGTTGGGCCTGTGA
- a CDS encoding type II toxin-antitoxin system PemK/MazF family toxin — MIVQRGDIFYADLRPVIGSEQGGIRPVLVLQNDIGNRYSPTTIVAAITSQINKARLPTHVELKAEEFNLERDSVILLEQIRTIDKKRLKSRIGHLEGDIMEKINHGLMISLGLIEL, encoded by the coding sequence GTGATAGTTCAGCGCGGCGACATTTTTTATGCGGACCTACGCCCGGTGATAGGGTCGGAACAGGGAGGGATCAGGCCTGTGCTGGTGCTGCAAAACGACATCGGCAACCGGTACAGCCCCACCACCATTGTGGCGGCGATTACCTCCCAAATCAACAAGGCGCGCCTGCCCACCCACGTGGAGCTGAAAGCGGAGGAGTTCAACCTGGAACGCGATTCGGTGATCCTCCTGGAGCAGATCCGCACCATCGACAAGAAGCGCCTTAAGAGCCGCATCGGTCACCTGGAAGGCGACATCATGGAAAAGATCAACCACGGGCTGATGATCAGCCTGGGTTTGATCGAGCTCTGA
- a CDS encoding CopG family ribbon-helix-helix protein — protein MITVPTNLLQEVDGMVALEKGSRSEFIREALNRFLEERKRRELRDRMKNGYLEMARINLELAEEGLPSEDDTDEVLQSFLTKVESE, from the coding sequence ATGATAACGGTGCCCACCAACCTGCTCCAGGAAGTGGACGGGATGGTCGCCTTGGAAAAAGGAAGCCGGAGTGAGTTCATCCGCGAGGCGCTGAACCGTTTCTTAGAAGAGCGCAAGCGGCGGGAACTGCGCGATCGCATGAAAAACGGGTATCTGGAGATGGCTAGAATAAATCTCGAGCTGGCCGAGGAAGGGCTTCCCAGCGAGGACGATACCGACGAGGTGTTGCAGTCCTTCCTGACCAAAGTGGAGAGTGAGTAA
- a CDS encoding sugar-binding transcriptional regulator, with translation MEGFDKRCLVKIATYYYIDGLTQQEIAQRMHMSRQRVSRMLKKAQELGIVRIDIAQVSEYCTEIETELERRFGLKEAVVFNRGETEDLLAALGRESAKFVLGVVKDGDVIGVTWGRALASLADHLEGVPPREVSVVQLVGGVNTKNVSIKMDEITRRIAQNLGGIPYLLYAPAVVDSETVKESFMSDNSIQSVLEMARRCRLALVGIGSMDAESTLAREQFLSGEKLEALSRYGSVGDVCLEFFDIQGRPLNKESGLNVVGIDRSTLKEIDVVVGIAAGREKTRAILGALRGGYLDVLITDSGTAGEVLKLDRA, from the coding sequence ATGGAAGGCTTTGATAAGCGGTGCCTTGTGAAAATCGCCACGTATTACTACATTGACGGCTTAACTCAACAGGAAATCGCCCAGAGAATGCACATGTCGAGGCAGCGAGTGAGCCGAATGCTTAAGAAGGCCCAGGAACTGGGCATCGTCCGGATAGATATTGCACAGGTCAGCGAGTACTGCACAGAAATCGAGACCGAGCTTGAGAGGAGATTTGGGCTTAAGGAGGCAGTGGTTTTCAATCGGGGAGAGACGGAAGACCTTCTCGCGGCACTTGGACGTGAAAGCGCCAAGTTCGTTCTCGGCGTCGTAAAAGACGGCGATGTCATCGGTGTAACCTGGGGACGCGCGCTGGCATCTCTTGCGGACCATCTTGAGGGTGTTCCGCCTCGAGAAGTATCCGTGGTTCAACTGGTAGGTGGAGTAAACACGAAGAACGTTTCGATAAAGATGGACGAGATTACCCGAAGGATTGCCCAAAATCTCGGCGGCATTCCTTACCTTCTTTACGCGCCGGCTGTCGTGGACAGCGAGACGGTGAAGGAGTCGTTCATGTCGGACAATAGCATCCAATCAGTACTCGAGATGGCCAGGCGGTGTCGGTTGGCCCTTGTGGGCATCGGCAGTATGGATGCAGAGTCTACATTGGCCAGGGAACAATTCCTCTCGGGAGAGAAGCTTGAGGCACTGAGCAGGTATGGAAGTGTTGGAGACGTATGCCTTGAGTTCTTCGACATTCAGGGACGGCCGCTCAACAAAGAGTCGGGGCTTAACGTCGTCGGCATAGACCGGTCCACACTGAAAGAGATAGACGTGGTTGTGGGCATAGCTGCCGGACGGGAGAAGACCAGGGCCATACTGGGGGCCCTACGAGGGGGTTACCTGGATGTTCTGATCACCGACAGCGGGACGGCGGGCGAGGTCCTCAAGTTGGACAGGGCCTGA
- a CDS encoding folate family ECF transporter S component: MLKGTQRLAYLALLVALGVVLTRVASLRVAIGGVEGIRIGFGGLPAILAGVLWGPGAGALVGGLGDVIGYFVNPMGAYMPHFTLTAALTGVLPALVLKLVRQERHPGLGALLLAILVGQTVTSLILVPYFLQVLFGIPWQPLLVPRLIGQAIHVPVYAFFIYALVRRADLAGKLGWNHQ, translated from the coding sequence GTGCTGAAAGGTACACAGCGGCTGGCTTACCTGGCGCTGCTGGTGGCTCTGGGTGTGGTGCTGACGCGCGTGGCCAGCCTGCGCGTGGCCATCGGCGGCGTGGAAGGCATCCGCATAGGCTTTGGGGGGCTGCCGGCCATCCTCGCCGGGGTGCTGTGGGGCCCGGGCGCAGGAGCGCTGGTGGGCGGACTGGGGGACGTGATCGGCTACTTCGTGAATCCTATGGGGGCGTACATGCCGCACTTCACCCTCACCGCCGCCCTCACCGGGGTGCTTCCGGCCTTGGTTTTAAAGCTGGTGCGCCAGGAGCGGCACCCCGGCCTGGGGGCGCTCCTTCTGGCCATCCTGGTAGGGCAGACGGTGACTTCCCTCATCCTGGTGCCGTATTTCCTGCAGGTTCTCTTTGGGATTCCCTGGCAGCCCCTGCTGGTGCCGCGCCTCATCGGGCAGGCCATCCACGTTCCGGTTTACGCCTTCTTCATCTACGCCCTGGTCCGGCGCGCCGACCTGGCGGGCAAACTGGGGTGGAACCACCAGTAG
- a CDS encoding Asp23/Gls24 family envelope stress response protein produces MEVYALVGPSGTGKSHHAQAVAYAHDIDTILDDGLLIQGSRIVAGFSAKREPTKLQAVRRAIFTDPEHAAGVRSKLAELNPPRLLVITTSERMLERVEERLGLPPPVQVIHIEEVATPRQIARAREARAREGKHVIPVPTIEVKKNLPGILVDPLHYFFPSAGRERSLRREEKSIVRPTFSYIGRLSIAEGALGSLARELCRGTPGLARVLKVAVQDERHELRLDVEVAVEGFTLIPPLLTEIQRRIKGGLEELTGLVVREVNVTARALVLRMGQEEGSVLDDLW; encoded by the coding sequence ATGGAGGTTTACGCCCTGGTTGGCCCGAGCGGTACGGGCAAGAGCCACCACGCCCAGGCCGTGGCCTACGCGCACGACATCGACACCATCTTGGACGACGGCCTGCTTATCCAGGGAAGCCGCATTGTGGCCGGCTTTTCGGCCAAGCGCGAGCCCACCAAGCTCCAGGCGGTACGGCGCGCCATCTTCACAGATCCGGAGCACGCCGCCGGCGTGCGCAGCAAGCTCGCGGAGCTCAACCCGCCCCGCCTTTTGGTGATCACCACCTCCGAGCGCATGTTGGAGCGGGTTGAGGAGCGACTCGGCCTGCCGCCGCCGGTACAGGTGATTCACATCGAGGAGGTCGCCACGCCCCGGCAGATCGCCCGCGCCCGCGAGGCCCGCGCCCGCGAAGGCAAGCACGTGATTCCCGTACCGACGATAGAGGTGAAAAAGAACCTACCCGGAATCCTGGTGGACCCCTTGCACTACTTTTTCCCCTCCGCCGGGCGGGAGCGTAGCCTGCGGCGCGAGGAAAAGAGCATTGTGCGGCCCACCTTCAGCTACATCGGGCGGCTGTCCATCGCCGAGGGAGCGCTCGGCAGCCTGGCGCGGGAGCTGTGCCGGGGAACGCCCGGTTTGGCGCGCGTGCTCAAGGTTGCAGTACAAGACGAAAGGCACGAGCTCCGGCTGGACGTGGAGGTGGCCGTGGAAGGGTTCACCCTGATTCCACCGCTCCTTACTGAGATCCAGCGCCGCATCAAGGGGGGGCTGGAGGAACTCACGGGCCTGGTGGTGCGGGAGGTAAACGTCACCGCGCGGGCGCTGGTACTTCGGATGGGACAGGAAGAAGGCTCCGTGCTGGATGATCTCTGGTGA
- a CDS encoding Na+/H+ antiporter NhaC family protein: MKRKNGNSFAGLLPLIVFLALFVGTGVITGDFSKMPLLVAFMISAGFALVLNKPGERLSVTKKIDIFMRGGGEPTIILLVVIFLLAGAFYSVADAMGAVKSTVNLGLSILPRNFILAGVFMIGCIISFAMGTSMGTVTAIAPIAIGISQQSGISLPLILGTVIGGAMFGDNLSFVSDTTIAATRTQGVGLRDKFKMNVLIVLPAVILTIVILMFIPVGSATIQVGEYSIVKVLPYLAVIVTALAGLNVMAVLGVGVLIGAVIGLADGSFNLVELLGYIQRGMGWMEDLAVIAIIIGGIVELMKHYGGIGFLLEQVTKGIRGKKGGELGIAALVSLVDIATANNTISIITVGPLAKNMSKKYDIDPRRTASLLDIFSSAFQGILPYGGQLLVAGGMGSISPIAIAPYCIYPILMGVMGLLSIATGIPRFKEPAENVFEVDQDSED, encoded by the coding sequence ATGAAACGGAAGAACGGAAATAGCTTTGCTGGCTTGCTTCCACTGATTGTATTCCTGGCTCTTTTCGTGGGAACAGGTGTTATCACCGGAGATTTCAGTAAAATGCCGCTCCTGGTTGCCTTCATGATATCCGCGGGCTTTGCTCTGGTTCTGAATAAGCCAGGGGAACGGCTTTCTGTAACCAAAAAGATCGACATCTTCATGAGGGGTGGAGGGGAGCCGACTATCATTCTCCTGGTCGTAATCTTCCTGCTCGCGGGAGCGTTCTACTCGGTGGCTGACGCCATGGGCGCGGTCAAGTCCACTGTAAACCTGGGCTTGAGCATCCTGCCGCGCAACTTCATCCTGGCCGGCGTGTTTATGATCGGCTGCATAATCTCGTTTGCAATGGGCACGTCGATGGGAACGGTCACCGCAATTGCTCCCATAGCAATCGGCATCTCTCAGCAGAGCGGTATCTCGCTTCCTTTGATACTTGGAACCGTGATCGGTGGGGCGATGTTTGGAGACAACCTTTCATTTGTCTCTGATACCACTATCGCGGCCACAAGGACTCAAGGAGTGGGACTCAGGGACAAGTTCAAGATGAACGTCTTGATAGTGCTCCCGGCGGTTATTCTAACGATCGTGATTCTAATGTTTATCCCCGTTGGGAGTGCCACGATTCAGGTAGGTGAGTACTCAATCGTAAAGGTGCTCCCCTATCTCGCGGTTATCGTGACCGCGTTGGCCGGTCTGAACGTTATGGCCGTGCTTGGAGTTGGCGTTCTCATCGGGGCCGTTATCGGACTTGCGGATGGGTCCTTCAACCTCGTTGAGCTTCTGGGTTACATCCAGCGCGGAATGGGGTGGATGGAGGATCTCGCCGTAATAGCGATCATTATCGGCGGCATCGTGGAGCTGATGAAACACTATGGAGGAATAGGGTTCCTTCTCGAGCAGGTCACCAAGGGCATACGGGGCAAGAAGGGTGGAGAACTCGGAATTGCGGCTCTTGTGAGCCTCGTAGACATTGCAACGGCCAACAACACCATATCCATCATAACTGTGGGTCCGCTGGCGAAGAACATGTCGAAGAAATATGACATCGATCCGAGAAGGACTGCAAGTCTCCTGGACATCTTCTCTTCGGCATTTCAGGGTATCTTGCCGTATGGCGGCCAGCTGCTCGTGGCCGGTGGAATGGGTTCGATCTCCCCGATAGCCATTGCTCCGTACTGCATATACCCTATACTCATGGGCGTCATGGGCCTGTTGTCCATCGCTACTGGGATTCCCCGGTTTAAGGAACCGGCGGAGAACGTCTTTGAGGTAGACCAGGACAGTGAGGACTAG
- a CDS encoding bacterioferritin — protein MPLTLEQIIWLLNLDLSWEYAAMIQYIQHAAMLTGPEYTYVIQEELQHAQQEHEHAVRLSEKIQYLGGVPTVQVQQILTSLDNVEMLQQDLQAERDALARYLQRIEQLETLHMYDVAQVIREIAVVEQDHTIDLEKALGIQKVR, from the coding sequence ATGCCTTTGACGCTGGAGCAGATCATCTGGCTCCTTAACCTGGACCTTTCCTGGGAATACGCCGCCATGATCCAGTACATCCAGCACGCTGCCATGCTCACGGGGCCGGAATACACTTACGTGATCCAGGAGGAACTGCAGCACGCCCAGCAGGAACACGAGCACGCCGTGCGGCTGTCCGAGAAAATTCAGTACCTGGGCGGGGTACCTACGGTGCAGGTGCAGCAGATCCTCACTTCCCTGGATAACGTGGAGATGCTGCAGCAGGACCTGCAGGCCGAGCGCGATGCCTTGGCCCGTTACCTGCAGCGCATCGAGCAGCTTGAGACCCTGCACATGTACGACGTCGCCCAGGTGATCCGCGAGATCGCCGTGGTGGAGCAGGACCACACCATCGACCTGGAGAAGGCCCTGGGCATCCAAAAGGTCCGGTAG